The Kaistia defluvii genome has a segment encoding these proteins:
- the rsmI gene encoding 16S rRNA (cytidine(1402)-2'-O)-methyltransferase, whose translation MSAPARPVHPDSAGGESQAGYQIDGQRLRAPAIEPGLYIVSTPIGNLRDITLRALATLAAADVIACEDTRVTRVLTRHYGIETELFAYHEHNADRQRPKLLAALAAGKTIALVSDAGTPLVSDPGFRLVGDVLGAGHRVVPIPGASALLTALVAAALPTDTFLFAGFLPNRTVGRKKRLAALAEVPATLIFYESPHRTADSLADMAETLGADRPAVVARELTKTFETIRRGTLGSLAEAFGNEPSPKGEIVILIGPPVASEPEAEEVDSLLARLLENHPLKEAAALAATATGMPKRDLYQRALELKAEAAGDEEDEDDGEPDSDDDGAA comes from the coding sequence ATGAGCGCTCCCGCGAGACCGGTCCATCCGGACAGCGCCGGCGGCGAGAGCCAGGCCGGCTATCAGATCGACGGCCAGCGCCTGCGCGCGCCGGCGATCGAGCCCGGCCTCTATATCGTCTCGACGCCGATCGGCAATCTGCGCGACATCACGCTCCGCGCGCTGGCGACGCTCGCCGCCGCCGATGTGATCGCCTGCGAGGATACGCGCGTCACCCGCGTGCTGACCCGCCATTACGGCATCGAGACCGAGCTGTTCGCCTATCACGAGCACAATGCCGACCGGCAGCGGCCGAAACTGCTGGCGGCGCTCGCCGCCGGCAAGACGATCGCGCTGGTGAGCGACGCCGGCACGCCGCTGGTTTCCGATCCGGGCTTCCGGCTGGTCGGCGACGTGCTGGGGGCCGGCCACCGCGTCGTCCCGATCCCCGGCGCCTCGGCGCTGCTCACCGCCCTGGTCGCGGCGGCGCTGCCCACCGACACCTTCCTGTTCGCGGGCTTCCTGCCCAACCGCACCGTCGGCCGCAAGAAGCGGCTCGCGGCGCTGGCCGAGGTGCCGGCGACGCTGATCTTCTATGAATCGCCGCACCGGACGGCGGATTCTCTCGCCGACATGGCGGAAACGCTGGGCGCCGACCGCCCGGCCGTCGTGGCGCGCGAACTGACCAAGACCTTTGAAACAATCCGGCGCGGAACGCTGGGATCGCTGGCCGAAGCCTTTGGCAACGAGCCATCGCCCAAGGGCGAGATCGTGATCCTGATCGGCCCGCCGGTCGCCAGCGAGCCCGAAGCCGAGGAAGTCGACTCGCTGCTCGCCCGGCTCCTGGAAAACCATCCGTTGAAGGAAGCGGCGGCGCTGGCCGCCACCGCCACCGGCATGCCGAAGCGCGACCTCTACCAGCGCGCGCTGGAGCTGAAGGCGGAAGCGGCCGGCGACGAGGAAGACGAGGACGACGGCGAACCGGACTCCGACGACGATGGCGCGGCCTGA
- the gshB gene encoding glutathione synthase — MSLSVAVQMDHIAKINIRGDSTFALMLEGQRRGHKLYHYTPDRLSLNDGRVEAAIEAVTVRDVPGDHFSLGEAERTDLSTLDVVFLRQDPPFDMGYITTTHLLERIHPKTLVVNDPAEVRNAPEKIFVTEYPKLMPPTLISRDPEEIRRFRQEHGDIIIKPLFGNGGAGVFRLSEGDQNLASLLEIFAAAYRGEPYVVQRYLPAVRAGDKRIILVDGVAVGAINRVPADGESRSNMHVGGRPEPIELTRRDREICEAIGPDLKKRGFVFVGIDVIGDYLTEINVTSPTGIREVKRFGGADIAALVWDAVESKR, encoded by the coding sequence ATGTCGCTTTCCGTCGCCGTCCAGATGGACCACATCGCCAAGATCAATATCCGTGGCGATTCCACCTTCGCCCTGATGCTGGAAGGCCAGCGACGCGGCCACAAGCTCTATCACTACACGCCCGACCGGCTGTCGCTGAATGACGGCCGGGTCGAGGCAGCGATCGAGGCGGTCACCGTCCGCGACGTGCCGGGCGACCATTTCTCGCTCGGCGAGGCGGAGCGTACGGACCTTTCGACCCTGGACGTGGTGTTCCTGCGCCAGGATCCGCCCTTCGACATGGGCTACATCACGACGACGCACCTGCTCGAGCGCATCCATCCGAAGACGCTGGTGGTCAACGACCCCGCCGAGGTGCGCAACGCGCCGGAAAAGATCTTCGTCACCGAATATCCCAAGCTGATGCCGCCGACGCTGATCTCGCGCGATCCCGAAGAGATCCGCCGCTTCCGCCAGGAGCATGGCGACATCATCATCAAGCCGCTGTTCGGCAATGGCGGCGCCGGCGTGTTCCGCCTGTCGGAGGGCGACCAGAACCTCGCCTCGCTGCTGGAAATCTTTGCCGCCGCCTATCGCGGCGAACCCTATGTCGTGCAGCGCTACCTGCCGGCGGTGCGGGCCGGCGACAAGCGCATCATCCTGGTCGACGGCGTCGCGGTCGGCGCGATCAACCGGGTGCCGGCGGATGGCGAGTCGCGCTCCAACATGCATGTCGGCGGCCGCCCCGAGCCGATCGAGCTGACCCGGCGCGACCGCGAGATCTGCGAGGCGATCGGGCCGGACCTGAAGAAGCGCGGCTTCGTCTTCGTCGGCATCGATGTCATCGGCGACTACCTGACTGAGATCAACGTGACCTCGCCGACCGGCATCCGCGAGGTAAAGCGGTTCGGCGGCGCCGACATCGCCGCGCTGGTCTGGGACGCGGTCGAATCCAAGCGCTAG
- the hemW gene encoding radical SAM family heme chaperone HemW, giving the protein MAPPIEPGFGVYVHWPFCAAKCPYCDFNSHVRHQGVDQERFAKAFVTEIKTMAAKSPGKTVDSIFLGGGTPSLMDPKTVGTILEAIGAAWNVAPDAEISMEANPSSVEAERFRGYRAAGVNRVSLGVQALNDTDLRALGRVHNVEEAMRAIDIARATFPRLSFDLIYARPGQTPDLWRAELMQALERASDHMSLYQLTIEPGTMFEKLYQAGKLAIPDEDTAATLFEITQEVCDKHGRPAYEISNHAVPGGECRHNLVYWRYGEYAGIGPGAHGRLVIDGQRHATATTLLPETWLGRVESWGDGIETDDILTPEESGDEMLLMGLRLTEGIDLRRYKAIAGRTLDPRRLADLIEHGMVEQIDENRIRATRSGSFVLDAVVADLAA; this is encoded by the coding sequence ATGGCCCCCCCGATCGAACCCGGATTTGGCGTCTATGTGCATTGGCCGTTCTGCGCAGCCAAGTGCCCCTATTGCGACTTCAACTCGCATGTCCGCCACCAGGGGGTCGATCAGGAGCGGTTCGCCAAGGCGTTCGTCACCGAGATCAAGACGATGGCCGCCAAGTCGCCGGGCAAGACGGTCGATTCGATCTTCCTCGGCGGCGGCACGCCGTCGCTGATGGACCCGAAGACGGTCGGCACCATTCTCGAGGCTATCGGCGCGGCATGGAACGTCGCACCGGATGCCGAGATCTCGATGGAGGCCAACCCTTCCAGCGTCGAGGCGGAGCGTTTCCGCGGCTATCGCGCCGCCGGCGTCAACCGCGTCTCGCTCGGCGTGCAGGCGCTGAACGACACGGACTTGAGGGCGCTCGGCCGGGTGCACAATGTCGAGGAGGCGATGCGCGCCATCGACATCGCCCGCGCCACGTTTCCACGCCTGTCCTTTGACCTGATCTACGCGCGTCCGGGCCAGACGCCGGACTTGTGGCGGGCCGAACTGATGCAGGCGCTGGAACGCGCTTCCGACCACATGTCGCTCTACCAGCTCACCATCGAGCCCGGCACGATGTTCGAGAAGCTATACCAGGCCGGCAAGCTCGCCATTCCCGACGAGGATACCGCCGCCACCCTGTTCGAGATCACGCAGGAGGTCTGCGACAAGCATGGCCGGCCGGCCTATGAGATCTCCAACCACGCGGTTCCCGGCGGCGAATGCCGGCACAATCTCGTCTATTGGCGCTATGGCGAATATGCGGGCATCGGTCCGGGCGCGCATGGCCGCCTGGTCATCGATGGCCAGCGCCACGCCACCGCAACGACGCTGCTGCCCGAAACCTGGCTCGGCCGGGTCGAATCCTGGGGCGACGGCATCGAGACCGACGACATCCTGACCCCTGAGGAATCCGGCGACGAGATGCTGCTGATGGGGCTTCGCCTGACCGAGGGCATCGACCTGCGCCGCTACAAGGCGATCGCCGGCCGCACGCTCGACCCGCGCCGGCTGGCGGACCTGATCGAGCATGGCATGGTCGAGCAGATCGACGAAAACCGCATCCGCGCCACCCGGTCCGGCTCGTTCGTGCTGGACGCCGTGGTCGCCGACCTGGCGGCCTGA
- a CDS encoding non-canonical purine NTP pyrophosphatase — translation MNAISHRLTSGDTLVLASHNGGKLREFAGLMAPFGLKVVSAGELGLPVPDETGTTFEENAAIKAHAAALASGFPALSDDSGLCVDAIGGDPGVYSADWAAPDGDFARAMRNVEEKLQQAGATTPESRTGRFVAVLCLAFPDGTTRYYRGEIEGTLVWPPRGELGFGYDPAFLPEGHERTFGEMAADEKHGWSAGRTDALSHRARAFAKFAEAELGA, via the coding sequence ATGAACGCCATTTCCCACCGCCTGACCTCCGGCGACACGCTCGTGCTCGCCTCGCATAATGGCGGCAAGTTGCGCGAATTCGCCGGCCTGATGGCGCCGTTCGGGCTCAAGGTCGTCTCGGCCGGCGAACTTGGCCTCCCGGTGCCGGACGAGACCGGCACGACGTTCGAGGAAAACGCCGCGATCAAGGCGCATGCCGCCGCGCTAGCCTCGGGTTTCCCGGCGCTCTCGGACGATTCCGGCCTCTGCGTCGATGCGATCGGCGGCGATCCCGGCGTCTATTCCGCCGATTGGGCAGCACCAGACGGCGATTTCGCCCGCGCCATGCGCAATGTCGAGGAGAAGCTGCAGCAGGCCGGCGCCACCACGCCGGAGAGCCGCACCGGCCGCTTCGTCGCCGTGCTCTGCCTCGCCTTCCCGGATGGCACAACGCGCTATTACCGCGGCGAGATCGAAGGCACGCTGGTCTGGCCGCCGCGCGGCGAACTCGGCTTCGGCTACGATCCCGCCTTCCTGCCGGAAGGCCATGAGCGCACCTTCGGCGAGATGGCGGCGGACGAAAAGCATGGCTGGTCGGCCGGCCGGACCGATGCGCTGTCGCACCGGGCGCGCGCCTTCGCGAAGTTCGCCGAAGCCGAGCTCGGGGCCTGA
- a CDS encoding YraN family protein, with the protein MARPDRRASERHGRFAETVAALYLNLKGYRTIARRFRSPLGEIDLVMQRGRTLVFVEVKARRTQDAAILAIPPAARDRLIRAAESFVARNPQAAQLTLRFDIVAVLPRRLPRHIVDAFARDR; encoded by the coding sequence ATGGCGCGGCCTGACCGCCGCGCCTCCGAACGCCATGGCCGTTTCGCCGAAACGGTCGCAGCCCTTTACCTCAACCTGAAGGGCTATCGCACGATCGCACGGCGCTTCCGCAGCCCGCTCGGCGAGATCGACCTCGTCATGCAGCGCGGGCGGACGCTGGTCTTCGTCGAGGTCAAGGCGCGCCGGACGCAGGACGCCGCGATCCTGGCGATCCCGCCCGCTGCGCGCGACCGGCTCATCCGGGCGGCAGAAAGTTTCGTCGCCCGGAACCCCCAGGCGGCCCAGCTGACGCTCCGTTTCGACATCGTCGCCGTCCTGCCACGCCGGCTGCCGCGCCACATCGTAGATGCTTTTGCAAGGGATCGCTGA
- a CDS encoding penicillin-binding protein activator, translating into MGWFRSERLDAGKAGAFASCVAALGLLAACASTVGGPGVGASLAPAATGATPAHGETLGKGTVRVALLVPASATGNAGVIAANLKNAADLALREFQGGANLQILVKDDRGTPEGAREAATEAISQGAELIIGPLFAQSVAAAASVARPAGVPIVAFSTDTNIAARNVYLLSFLPQSDADRIISYAASQGKRSIAALLPDNGYGTVMEAAVQRAATANGARIITIERYGLDRVAMQQKAEAIAAVVQSGQVDAVFMPDAGDAAPFLAQIFSARGIRPGQVKFLGSGQWDDPRIAAEPTLRGGWYPAPDRAGYAAFAVRYQGVFGAPPLRTASLGYDATSLAAGLAARYGDKRFTADTLANPNGFIGVDGAFRFLPDGTNQRQLAVYELGGGTPVMIDRAPQTFARTGT; encoded by the coding sequence GTGGGTTGGTTCCGTTCCGAACGGCTGGATGCGGGCAAGGCGGGGGCGTTCGCTTCCTGCGTCGCCGCGCTCGGCCTGCTCGCCGCCTGCGCCTCGACCGTGGGAGGGCCGGGCGTGGGCGCCAGCCTGGCGCCGGCGGCGACGGGCGCCACTCCCGCCCATGGCGAGACGCTCGGCAAGGGCACGGTGCGCGTCGCGCTGCTGGTGCCGGCTTCGGCCACCGGCAATGCCGGAGTCATCGCCGCCAATCTGAAGAATGCCGCCGATCTGGCGCTGCGCGAATTCCAGGGCGGCGCCAATCTGCAGATCCTGGTCAAGGATGACCGCGGCACGCCGGAAGGCGCGCGCGAGGCGGCGACCGAGGCGATCTCGCAGGGTGCCGAACTGATCATCGGGCCGCTCTTCGCCCAGTCCGTCGCGGCGGCGGCCTCCGTCGCAAGGCCGGCCGGCGTGCCGATCGTCGCCTTCTCGACCGATACCAACATCGCCGCCCGCAACGTCTATCTGCTGAGCTTCCTGCCGCAGTCGGATGCCGACCGGATCATCAGCTATGCCGCCTCGCAGGGAAAACGCTCCATCGCGGCGCTGCTGCCCGACAATGGCTATGGCACGGTGATGGAGGCGGCCGTCCAGCGCGCCGCCACCGCCAATGGCGCGCGCATCATCACGATCGAGCGCTACGGCCTCGACCGGGTCGCCATGCAGCAGAAGGCGGAAGCGATCGCGGCGGTGGTCCAGAGCGGCCAGGTCGACGCCGTCTTCATGCCGGACGCCGGCGACGCCGCGCCCTTCCTGGCGCAGATCTTCTCCGCCCGTGGCATCCGGCCCGGGCAGGTCAAGTTCCTGGGCTCGGGCCAGTGGGACGATCCGCGCATCGCCGCCGAGCCGACGCTTCGCGGCGGCTGGTATCCGGCGCCGGACCGCGCCGGCTATGCCGCCTTCGCGGTGCGTTACCAGGGCGTGTTCGGCGCGCCGCCGCTGCGCACCGCTTCCCTCGGCTATGACGCGACCAGCCTCGCCGCCGGGCTTGCCGCCCGCTATGGCGACAAGCGCTTCACGGCCGATACGCTGGCGAACCCGAACGGCTTCATCGGCGTCGACGGCGCCTTCCGTTTCCTCCCCGACGGCACCAACCAGCGCCAGCTGGCCGTCTACGAGCTTGGCGGCGGCACCCCGGTGATGATCGACCGCGCCCCGCAGACCTTTGCCCGCACGGGGACGTAG